A single Methylomonas sp. AM2-LC DNA region contains:
- a CDS encoding restriction endonuclease subunit S encodes MDAQQFLAEFGHIANAKGGIQLLREMIYQLAITGALTSQLDTDGDARQLLANITSLRDRLIREKAYKRLPKLESEAIDIPLFIELPASWCWTRLLDIGEISPKNDAPDEASASFIPMSGFSEIHMGQLAPEATKWGKIKKGFTHFRNGDVVVAKITPCFENGKAAVIGGLEHSIGAGTTELHVFRPIHTGILPEYIYLFLRSPYFASEGEKNMTGTAGQKRLPTEYFATRALPLPTSAEQSRIVAKVDELMALCDKLETQQKDRRKLQNNLRQSTLQAVATASSPHELQISWARLADNFGRLFHTPEDVADIRQLAMDLAVRGLLTEQCDEDEAAFHLLARIALEHKEMVLNGEMKRPKPLSEIDLTDAPFELPRGWAWARFPEVGLFGRGKSKHRPRNDPKLFSPGIYPLVQTGEVARANTVINEYHSKYSEIGLAQSKLWPKGTLCITIAANIADAAILGFDACFPDSVVGFIPASELREEVEYFLLFMKTARERLLAFAPSTAQKNINLEILQSVLIPVPPKCEIKRILSRINEINALCDRLVDIRAKAQDTGKLLAVASVASITGIATEQNEEPMKVPQTELIAPLRLGKVPDIKAQSPLATILARHNGEMPAKDLWQRFGGDIDAFYAQLKTEVAHGWILEPAVAEMREKHVESVGA; translated from the coding sequence ATGGATGCACAGCAGTTTTTGGCAGAATTCGGACATATTGCTAATGCAAAGGGGGGTATCCAGCTACTACGAGAAATGATTTACCAGTTGGCAATTACAGGTGCATTGACCTCTCAACTTGATACCGATGGTGATGCTCGTCAACTACTGGCCAACATCACGTCATTAAGAGATCGGTTAATTCGCGAAAAAGCGTACAAACGTCTGCCAAAGCTAGAGAGCGAAGCGATTGATATTCCCTTATTTATTGAGCTTCCTGCCTCATGGTGCTGGACGCGCCTTCTTGATATTGGCGAAATTAGCCCGAAAAATGATGCTCCAGATGAGGCATCTGCTTCTTTTATCCCGATGAGCGGCTTCTCAGAAATCCACATGGGACAACTGGCACCTGAGGCGACTAAGTGGGGAAAGATAAAGAAGGGGTTCACCCACTTCAGAAACGGGGATGTCGTTGTTGCTAAAATCACTCCATGTTTTGAGAACGGCAAGGCTGCCGTGATTGGAGGTTTGGAGCACAGTATAGGAGCGGGTACGACCGAGCTTCACGTATTCCGGCCGATCCACACAGGCATACTGCCGGAGTACATTTATCTGTTCCTAAGATCGCCATATTTCGCTTCTGAAGGCGAGAAGAACATGACAGGGACTGCAGGCCAGAAACGATTGCCAACAGAATACTTTGCGACCCGGGCCTTACCTCTGCCAACGTCTGCCGAACAATCCCGCATCGTCGCCAAAGTCGATGAACTGATGGCCTTGTGCGACAAACTGGAAACGCAGCAGAAAGACCGCCGCAAGCTGCAAAACAACCTACGCCAGTCCACCCTGCAAGCCGTCGCCACCGCCAGCAGTCCGCACGAATTGCAAATCAGCTGGGCGCGCTTGGCTGACAACTTTGGGCGACTGTTTCATACTCCAGAAGATGTTGCAGATATTCGTCAGCTTGCTATGGACTTGGCGGTACGCGGCCTTTTAACAGAACAATGCGACGAAGACGAAGCAGCATTTCATTTGCTTGCTCGAATTGCACTTGAACATAAAGAAATGGTTTTGAATGGCGAAATGAAGCGGCCAAAGCCACTGTCGGAAATTGATTTAACTGATGCGCCATTTGAGCTGCCACGAGGCTGGGCTTGGGCTCGATTCCCTGAAGTTGGATTGTTTGGACGCGGTAAGTCAAAGCACAGGCCACGTAATGATCCAAAACTGTTTTCTCCCGGTATTTATCCGCTTGTACAAACTGGAGAAGTAGCCCGTGCCAATACCGTAATTAATGAATATCATTCTAAATATAGCGAAATTGGGTTGGCTCAAAGCAAGCTATGGCCTAAGGGGACGCTTTGTATAACGATTGCTGCAAATATTGCCGATGCAGCAATTCTGGGATTTGATGCGTGCTTCCCGGATAGCGTTGTTGGATTTATACCTGCGTCTGAGCTACGCGAAGAAGTTGAATATTTCTTGCTTTTCATGAAGACAGCAAGAGAGCGTTTGCTTGCATTTGCACCGTCAACAGCCCAAAAAAATATCAATCTCGAAATTCTCCAGTCGGTACTGATCCCTGTGCCCCCAAAATGTGAGATTAAACGCATTCTATCCAGAATCAATGAGATTAACGCACTCTGTGATCGTTTGGTCGACATACGTGCAAAGGCACAAGACACTGGCAAATTGCTTGCCGTTGCATCGGTTGCAAGCATAACAGGCATAGCCACCGAACAAAACGAGGAACCAATGAAAGTCCCGCAAACCGAATTAATCGCCCCGCTTCGCTTGGGCAAAGTCCCAGACATCAAAGCCCAATCTCCGCTTGCTACCATCCTTGCCCGTCACAACGGCGAAATGCCGGCCAAGGACTTGTGGCAACGTTTCGGCGGAGATATTGACGCCTTTTACGCACAATTGAAAACCGAAGTCGCTCACGGCTGGATTCTGGAACCGGCAGTAGCGGAAATGCGCGAAAAACACGTTGAGTCGGTGGGTGCCTGA
- a CDS encoding N-6 DNA methylase: protein MNLSGTIKSIQDMMRKDDGVDGDAQRLGQLTWMLFLKVFDQREEEWEDDNPKYQSPLPQALRWRHWAAYIAGADGKKAPQKSPSEIIGFVNNELFPALKELDANRSPQHKVIRSVFEDANNYMKSGTQLLAVIEKLEEAINFHDFKTRASLGDVYEQMLNDLRGAGNAGEFYTPRAITQFMVDRINPRLDRRETVLDPACGTGGFLTAAIDYFRNQLDTKSSPEDKRAIEALIRGIEKKQLPHLLCTTNMLLHEIDVPSQIEHRNTFGIGWNEWSANDKVDCLITNPPFGGYEDDTVGGDYPADLRTRETADMFMALIIKKLLKENGRAAVVLPDGFLFGDGIKGTLKKLLLRDCKLHTIIRLPKGVFAPYTTIKTNLLFFTKGSVIDDGSEHFHTETIWFYEHPYPTGYKSYSKTKPIRFEEFKPEQDWWGDDSNDFADRVENEFAWKLDFKTKREQAEAAAAPHWQRAEELNNAAAKLEGEASELRKSLVGTSDAAYREKIETQIADLRTQAEPLRLQARDAQAAGDRIYWPIFNLDIKNPNAPEEETHDPDLLLEKYKKLIGEIEETENLLKSELAAALAHHFMAEVA from the coding sequence ATGAATCTCAGCGGTACCATTAAATCCATCCAGGACATGATGCGTAAGGACGACGGCGTCGACGGCGATGCCCAACGTTTGGGTCAGCTTACATGGATGCTATTCCTTAAAGTGTTCGACCAACGAGAAGAGGAATGGGAAGACGACAACCCAAAATACCAATCACCACTTCCGCAGGCATTGCGCTGGCGTCATTGGGCGGCTTATATTGCGGGTGCAGACGGCAAAAAAGCCCCGCAAAAATCACCATCCGAGATTATTGGCTTTGTGAATAATGAGCTGTTTCCAGCCCTGAAAGAGCTGGATGCCAACCGCAGCCCACAGCATAAAGTGATACGCAGCGTGTTTGAGGATGCCAATAATTACATGAAATCCGGCACCCAGTTACTGGCGGTGATTGAAAAGCTGGAAGAAGCCATTAACTTCCATGACTTTAAAACCCGCGCCAGCCTGGGCGATGTCTATGAACAAATGCTCAACGACTTGCGAGGCGCCGGCAATGCTGGTGAGTTCTACACCCCGCGCGCCATCACCCAATTTATGGTGGACCGCATCAACCCGCGTTTGGACAGGCGGGAAACAGTGCTGGACCCTGCTTGCGGCACAGGCGGCTTCTTGACAGCCGCCATTGATTATTTCCGTAACCAGCTCGACACTAAATCCAGCCCCGAAGACAAACGCGCCATTGAAGCTCTGATACGCGGCATCGAGAAAAAGCAGCTGCCACACCTTTTATGTACTACCAATATGTTGTTGCACGAAATCGACGTGCCTAGTCAGATTGAGCACCGTAATACATTTGGCATAGGCTGGAACGAATGGAGTGCCAACGACAAGGTCGATTGCCTGATCACCAATCCGCCGTTTGGTGGTTACGAGGATGACACGGTGGGCGGCGACTATCCCGCCGATCTGCGCACCCGTGAAACCGCCGACATGTTTATGGCGCTGATTATAAAAAAACTACTGAAGGAAAATGGTCGTGCTGCCGTGGTACTGCCCGATGGCTTTTTATTTGGCGACGGCATCAAAGGCACATTGAAAAAACTGCTGCTGCGCGACTGCAAACTGCATACTATCATCCGTCTGCCCAAGGGCGTGTTCGCGCCGTACACAACCATCAAAACCAATTTGCTATTCTTCACCAAGGGTAGCGTGATCGATGACGGTAGCGAGCACTTCCACACTGAAACCATCTGGTTTTATGAGCACCCCTATCCGACGGGTTACAAGAGCTACTCAAAAACCAAGCCAATTCGTTTCGAGGAGTTTAAACCTGAGCAGGATTGGTGGGGCGATGATAGCAACGATTTTGCCGACCGCGTTGAAAACGAATTTGCCTGGAAACTGGATTTTAAAACCAAGCGCGAACAGGCCGAAGCTGCCGCCGCCCCACACTGGCAACGCGCCGAGGAATTAAACAACGCCGCCGCCAAGCTGGAAGGCGAAGCCAGTGAGTTGCGCAAAAGCCTGGTAGGGACTAGCGATGCTGCCTATCGGGAAAAGATCGAGACTCAAATTGCCGATCTACGCACCCAGGCCGAACCGCTGCGCCTACAAGCCCGCGACGCGCAGGCCGCTGGCGACCGCATTTACTGGCCGATCTTCAACCTCGACATCAAGAACCCCAACGCGCCGGAAGAAGAAACTCACGACCCCGACCTGCTGCTGGAGAAATACAAAAAGCTGATTGGAGAAATCGAGGAGACTGAAAACCTGCTGAAAAGCGAACTGGCCGCCGCGCTGGCGCATCATTTCATGGCCGAGGTAGCCTGA
- a CDS encoding DEAD/DEAH box helicase family protein has protein sequence MDKYQLSERDICTKFITPSIMQAGWQQHQFREEVKLTDGRVMVRGKLAARIKNPEAKGGPKRADFVLYARPNVPIAVVEAKQAKFSVGHGMQQALAYAEMLDAPFAISSNGDGFLLHDRTGLTQPVERELQLSEFPSFDDLWPLYQQWKGLYAPEAVKLVEQPFHTDGSGKEPCYYQRVAINRAIEAIAKGQQRVLLVMATGTGKTYTAFQIIWRLWKAKSKKRILFLADRNILVDQTMQQDFAPFGEVMHKVTNREVKKNYEIYLALYQAVTGKEEWKQIFRQFPADFFELVVIDECHRGSAAEDSAWREVLAYFSGATHLGLTATPKETKDVSNITYFGDPVYTYSLKQGIEDGFLAPYKVIRIATDVDAVGYTPETGKIDKHGQALEQRQYNTKDFDRNLVLEKRTQLVAGKVWEYLKATDPLAKTIVFCDDQDHAERMRQELVKLIPAAAGNRRYVMRITGDDNEGKAQLSYFIDNDEPYPVIATTSKLLTTGVDAKTCKLIVLDQTINSMTEFKQIIGRGTRLREDYQKLYFTIMDFKGATRLFADPDFDGEPVVIYEPKPDEPVVPPDITDPPGIGEPEPPPYGPGTTGEDDTEPGDDTGGGDGGEGRVKYFIDDVNVQVAVERSQYLDADGKLMTEDYRVLLKDDIKKTLQTEFGSLTNFLRRWNSAERKQAVLEELAEHGVPLDILQQAVANGTELDAFDLVAHVAFDQKPLTRRERANQVKKRDVFGKYGEQARAVLEALLEKFADHGVQDIEDAKVLELPPFDQFGSKTQIRRGIFGSLEQYSQAVHELEQALYDTALQKQA, from the coding sequence ATGGACAAGTACCAACTCAGTGAGCGAGATATCTGCACCAAGTTCATTACGCCTTCCATCATGCAGGCCGGTTGGCAGCAGCATCAGTTTCGTGAAGAAGTAAAACTCACAGACGGCCGCGTCATGGTGCGAGGCAAACTCGCTGCACGCATCAAAAATCCAGAAGCCAAAGGCGGTCCCAAGCGTGCCGATTTCGTGCTTTATGCAAGACCGAACGTGCCTATCGCAGTTGTCGAAGCCAAACAGGCCAAGTTTTCTGTTGGGCATGGCATGCAACAGGCTTTGGCCTACGCCGAAATGCTGGATGCGCCGTTTGCCATCAGCAGTAATGGCGATGGCTTTTTGCTGCACGACCGCACTGGTCTCACTCAACCAGTGGAACGCGAGCTGCAACTTAGCGAGTTCCCTTCGTTTGATGATCTTTGGCCACTGTACCAGCAATGGAAAGGGTTGTATGCTCCTGAAGCCGTCAAACTTGTTGAACAGCCTTTCCATACCGATGGCAGCGGCAAGGAACCGTGCTATTACCAGCGCGTGGCGATCAACCGCGCCATAGAAGCAATTGCCAAGGGTCAGCAACGCGTGTTGCTGGTTATGGCTACAGGCACCGGAAAGACCTACACCGCTTTCCAAATTATTTGGCGACTTTGGAAGGCTAAATCCAAAAAACGCATCCTGTTTCTGGCCGACCGTAATATCCTGGTTGACCAAACCATGCAGCAAGACTTCGCACCGTTTGGCGAGGTGATGCACAAGGTCACAAACCGTGAAGTCAAAAAAAACTACGAAATCTATCTTGCTCTCTATCAAGCGGTGACCGGCAAAGAAGAATGGAAGCAGATCTTTCGCCAGTTTCCGGCCGATTTCTTTGAGTTAGTGGTCATAGACGAATGCCACAGGGGCAGCGCTGCAGAAGATTCCGCCTGGCGGGAAGTGCTGGCCTACTTCAGTGGTGCCACGCATTTGGGCCTTACCGCCACACCCAAAGAAACTAAAGATGTCAGCAACATCACCTATTTTGGCGATCCGGTTTACACCTACTCGCTAAAGCAAGGTATTGAAGACGGTTTTCTCGCCCCGTACAAGGTTATCCGTATAGCCACCGATGTAGACGCCGTGGGCTACACGCCGGAAACGGGTAAGATCGATAAACACGGTCAAGCCTTGGAACAACGGCAATACAACACCAAGGACTTTGACCGCAATCTGGTACTGGAAAAACGTACCCAGTTGGTCGCCGGCAAGGTCTGGGAATACCTCAAGGCAACCGATCCGTTGGCCAAGACGATTGTATTCTGCGACGACCAGGATCACGCAGAACGCATGCGCCAGGAACTGGTCAAACTCATTCCAGCTGCCGCCGGCAATCGCCGCTACGTTATGCGCATTACTGGCGATGACAACGAAGGCAAAGCTCAGCTTTCGTATTTCATAGATAATGACGAACCTTATCCCGTTATAGCCACCACCTCAAAGTTACTGACGACGGGTGTAGACGCCAAGACCTGCAAGCTCATCGTACTGGACCAGACCATCAACTCAATGACTGAGTTCAAGCAGATCATTGGCCGTGGCACCCGTTTACGAGAGGATTACCAGAAGCTCTACTTCACCATTATGGACTTTAAGGGTGCGACCCGCCTTTTCGCCGACCCGGATTTCGATGGCGAGCCGGTAGTCATCTACGAACCCAAGCCCGATGAGCCCGTCGTACCGCCAGACATCACCGATCCACCTGGAATTGGCGAGCCGGAACCGCCGCCCTATGGCCCCGGCACCACAGGCGAAGACGATACCGAACCCGGCGATGACACAGGTGGAGGCGATGGTGGCGAAGGTCGAGTCAAATACTTTATCGACGACGTGAACGTGCAAGTAGCGGTCGAGCGCTCTCAATACCTCGATGCTGACGGCAAACTCATGACCGAGGACTACCGGGTCTTGCTCAAGGACGACATCAAGAAAACTTTGCAGACTGAATTCGGCAGCCTCACAAACTTCCTGCGCCGCTGGAACAGTGCAGAGCGCAAACAGGCAGTACTGGAAGAACTCGCTGAACATGGCGTTCCTCTGGACATCCTGCAACAGGCGGTAGCAAACGGCACTGAGCTTGATGCTTTTGACCTGGTTGCCCATGTTGCCTTTGATCAAAAACCGCTAACTCGCCGCGAACGCGCCAACCAAGTGAAAAAACGCGATGTGTTTGGTAAATACGGAGAACAAGCCCGAGCTGTGCTGGAGGCTCTGCTTGAGAAATTTGCCGATCACGGTGTGCAGGACATTGAAGATGCCAAGGTTCTGGAACTACCGCCTTTTGACCAGTTCGGCAGCAAAACGCAAATCCGTCGCGGCATCTTTGGCAGCTTGGAGCAATACAGCCAAGCCGTGCACGAGCTCGAACAAGCACTCTATGACACAGCTTTACAAAAACAGGCCTGA
- a CDS encoding helix-turn-helix domain-containing protein, with amino-acid sequence MKAESWVTAEQVAQHLGVVKDTVYRWREHKGLPAHKIGRLWKFQLSEVDEWVRAGGANEEQERD; translated from the coding sequence ATGAAAGCTGAATCGTGGGTCACCGCAGAACAAGTTGCCCAGCATCTGGGCGTGGTTAAAGACACCGTCTACCGCTGGCGTGAGCACAAGGGTTTGCCAGCGCACAAGATTGGGCGACTGTGGAAATTTCAGTTGTCCGAGGTTGATGAATGGGTGCGTGCTGGCGGTGCGAATGAAGAGCAAGAGCGCGATTAA
- a CDS encoding DUF427 domain-containing protein: MPRAIWNDQVIAEAPLNEIQQVEGNIYFPPSAVNPEFLLPSTTHTICAWKGVASYYHLSVNNKLNKDAAWFYPETSSKASHIQNFIAFWRGVEVVE; the protein is encoded by the coding sequence GTGCCAAGAGCCATCTGGAATGACCAAGTGATCGCCGAAGCGCCATTAAACGAAATACAGCAGGTGGAAGGTAATATTTACTTTCCACCCTCGGCTGTAAATCCTGAATTTCTTCTACCTAGCACCACGCATACTATCTGCGCCTGGAAGGGTGTCGCCAGTTATTATCATCTTTCTGTCAATAACAAGTTAAATAAAGATGCAGCCTGGTTTTATCCTGAAACCAGCAGTAAGGCTAGTCATATTCAGAATTTCATTGCATTTTGGCGTGGCGTCGAAGTCGTTGAATAA
- the egtB gene encoding ergothioneine biosynthesis protein EgtB — protein MQQTDTCKLLLGRFVRIRAVSKSLCATLEIEDYCVQTMQNVSPPKWHLAHTTWFFEQFILLPYLTAYQAYHPGFAYLFNSYYETLGSFFPRHARGSLSRPTVVEIYNYRQHVESALQELVSNPPEQYVLEICQRLALGIEHEIQHQELLLMDIKYNFFVNPLKPTYAKQTSLSEISFLMEMGWQEYAVEIVETGHQGDSFCFDNERPKHKSFLQDFKLANRLVTNTEYLAFIDDAGYERAALWLADGWQTINTQAWHAPLYWFKEQGDWWQFTLSGIQSLDPNQPVAHISYYEADAYARWLGKRLPTEQEWESVAVSLPIEGNFLESGVLHPQAAQYSGMTQLFGDLWEWTQSPYTAYPGFKPLPDSLGEYNAKFMSNQMVLRGGCCATALEHIRPSYRNFYHPDDRWLFSGLRLAEDA, from the coding sequence ATGCAACAGACAGACACCTGCAAACTGCTCTTAGGACGGTTTGTGCGAATTCGAGCAGTCAGCAAATCGCTTTGCGCAACCCTTGAAATCGAGGATTATTGTGTTCAAACCATGCAGAATGTCAGCCCGCCAAAGTGGCATTTGGCGCATACCACCTGGTTCTTCGAGCAGTTCATCCTGCTTCCCTATTTAACAGCTTATCAAGCGTATCATCCCGGCTTTGCGTATCTGTTCAACTCGTATTATGAAACCCTAGGCAGTTTTTTTCCCAGGCATGCCCGCGGTAGTCTGTCTCGCCCAACTGTGGTGGAAATTTACAATTATCGCCAACATGTTGAGTCTGCGCTGCAAGAACTAGTCTCTAATCCGCCGGAGCAATATGTTTTGGAAATATGCCAACGCTTGGCTTTGGGTATCGAACATGAGATTCAGCATCAAGAACTTTTACTAATGGATATTAAATACAATTTTTTCGTCAATCCGCTTAAACCGACTTATGCCAAGCAAACCAGCTTGTCGGAGATTTCATTTCTGATGGAGATGGGTTGGCAGGAATACGCGGTAGAAATTGTGGAAACCGGTCATCAGGGCGACAGTTTTTGCTTTGACAACGAGCGGCCCAAACATAAAAGCTTTTTGCAGGACTTTAAGCTGGCGAATAGATTGGTGACTAATACGGAATACCTGGCTTTTATCGATGATGCCGGTTATGAACGCGCTGCTTTATGGCTAGCCGATGGCTGGCAAACCATCAATACTCAAGCTTGGCATGCGCCGCTTTACTGGTTTAAAGAACAGGGTGACTGGTGGCAATTTACTCTCTCCGGCATACAATCTCTTGATCCCAATCAGCCTGTTGCCCACATCAGCTATTATGAGGCCGATGCCTATGCTCGCTGGCTCGGTAAGCGTTTGCCAACTGAGCAGGAATGGGAGTCTGTCGCCGTCAGCTTGCCAATCGAGGGCAATTTTCTTGAATCCGGCGTCCTGCATCCGCAAGCTGCACAGTATTCCGGCATGACTCAGCTTTTTGGCGATTTATGGGAGTGGACCCAAAGCCCCTATACGGCTTATCCCGGCTTTAAGCCTTTGCCGGATTCGCTGGGTGAATACAACGCTAAGTTTATGAGCAATCAGATGGTTTTGCGCGGAGGCTGCTGTGCGACGGCATTAGAGCATATACGACCCAGTTACCGGAATTTTTACCATCCGGATGACCGCTGGCTGTTTTCGGGGCTGCGGTTGGCGGAGGATGCATAA
- the egtD gene encoding L-histidine N(alpha)-methyltransferase: protein MLIKELVKQVAKTEDDFLAAVQFGLRCRQRAIPPKFFYDLRGSQLFEKICETPEYYPTRIETWIFKQYGAEMAEMLGLSCLLIELGSGSAIKTPLLLQHFADDAVYMPIDICEPHLLQSTQRLKFIFPAIQMHPLCADYMHIHSLGLDEFNQRRRVIFFPGSTIGNCLPSEAIQLLKQAAQLAGADGGLLIGVDCKKSSRLLNAAYNDANGYTAAFNLNLLLRIQNELGAELDVHGFAHLAYYNSSAGRIEMHLVSRRPQLIRLENETFEFSEGETIHTENSYKYTDQEFNKLAIQAGWQAKMCWADPDGLFNVHYFVGA, encoded by the coding sequence ATGCTCATTAAAGAATTAGTAAAGCAGGTGGCAAAAACAGAAGATGATTTCTTGGCGGCCGTCCAGTTCGGACTGCGATGCCGGCAACGCGCCATCCCCCCTAAGTTTTTTTATGATTTGCGTGGCTCGCAACTCTTTGAAAAAATCTGCGAAACGCCGGAATATTATCCAACTCGCATCGAAACTTGGATATTCAAGCAATACGGTGCAGAAATGGCAGAAATGCTAGGCCTGTCCTGTTTACTAATCGAGCTTGGCAGTGGCAGCGCCATTAAGACACCCTTGCTCCTACAGCATTTTGCGGACGATGCCGTATACATGCCAATCGATATATGCGAACCGCATTTATTGCAAAGTACGCAACGACTCAAATTTATATTTCCGGCGATACAGATGCATCCGTTGTGCGCTGACTATATGCATATTCACAGTTTGGGGTTGGATGAATTTAACCAGCGACGGCGGGTTATTTTCTTTCCTGGTTCGACCATAGGCAATTGTTTGCCGAGCGAAGCCATTCAATTACTTAAACAGGCAGCTCAGTTGGCGGGTGCTGACGGTGGTTTACTGATAGGCGTTGACTGTAAAAAATCGAGCAGGTTATTGAATGCTGCCTATAATGACGCCAACGGCTATACAGCCGCTTTCAATCTCAATTTACTGCTGCGCATACAAAATGAACTAGGCGCGGAATTAGATGTGCATGGTTTTGCCCACCTCGCTTATTACAATAGTTCTGCAGGCCGCATCGAAATGCATTTGGTCAGTCGCCGCCCGCAATTGATTAGATTGGAAAACGAAACCTTTGAATTTTCCGAAGGTGAAACCATTCATACTGAAAACTCGTATAAATATACGGATCAAGAGTTTAATAAACTAGCCATTCAGGCTGGATGGCAGGCAAAAATGTGCTGGGCAGACCCTGATGGCTTGTTCAACGTACATTATTTTGTGGGTGCATAG
- a CDS encoding MFS transporter — translation MQNQFLPKRLRYICSGCIGNLVEYFDWAIYATFSLYFAPVFFPAGDQTAQLLNNAAVFAVGFIFRPLGGWLLGGLADRKGRKASLLLSVSLMCFGSLLIACLPGYATIGNWAPALLVFARMVQGFSLGGEYGSSATYLSEMSTSDRRGFYSSFQYVTIVLGQLLALGLLVLLQKVMLSSEQLHAWGWRIPFVVGAALAIIALWLRSHMAETADFVEHQSYSSSHAHLRELLRYPGAIVTVIALTAGGTVSFYTFTVYMQKYLVNTTGFSKDDATLVSSLALLFFMFIQPIFGLISDYIGRRAMLIAFGVCATAFTVPLFDLLSRPQSMASALMWYSCALLITSGYTSVNAIVKAELFPVHIRALGVGFPYAITVSLLGGTAEYLALWVKSLGHPEWFYYYVSGCAVCSLMVALIMKESKDHSAIDMESSH, via the coding sequence ATGCAAAATCAGTTTTTACCAAAACGCTTGCGGTATATTTGCAGCGGTTGCATTGGCAACCTAGTCGAATATTTCGACTGGGCAATCTATGCCACTTTTAGCTTGTACTTTGCACCAGTGTTCTTCCCCGCAGGGGATCAAACTGCGCAACTGCTTAATAACGCCGCCGTGTTTGCCGTGGGCTTCATTTTTCGTCCATTGGGTGGCTGGTTACTCGGCGGTCTGGCCGACCGTAAAGGACGCAAGGCCTCGCTGCTGCTTTCGGTCAGCCTGATGTGTTTTGGTTCACTTTTAATTGCCTGCTTACCCGGTTACGCTACAATCGGCAACTGGGCTCCAGCCTTACTGGTTTTCGCCCGGATGGTGCAGGGGTTCAGCTTAGGTGGTGAATACGGTAGTTCGGCTACCTATCTTAGTGAAATGTCCACATCAGACCGGCGCGGTTTTTATTCCAGCTTCCAGTACGTTACTATTGTCTTGGGTCAGTTGCTGGCCTTGGGCTTGTTAGTCCTATTGCAAAAAGTCATGCTAAGTAGCGAACAACTCCACGCATGGGGATGGCGGATTCCTTTTGTCGTCGGTGCTGCTCTTGCAATCATCGCACTCTGGTTGCGTAGCCATATGGCAGAGACCGCTGATTTTGTCGAACACCAATCATACTCAAGCAGTCATGCCCATCTACGGGAGTTACTTCGCTACCCTGGTGCAATAGTCACTGTTATCGCCCTGACGGCGGGGGGAACGGTTTCCTTTTACACTTTTACCGTCTATATGCAGAAATACTTGGTTAACACCACAGGGTTTAGCAAAGACGATGCGACATTGGTTTCTTCCCTCGCGCTGCTTTTTTTTATGTTTATTCAGCCGATTTTCGGCCTTATATCGGACTATATTGGACGACGTGCCATGCTAATTGCTTTTGGTGTCTGCGCCACGGCGTTTACTGTGCCTTTATTTGACTTGTTATCAAGACCACAAAGTATGGCATCAGCTCTCATGTGGTACAGTTGTGCCTTGTTGATAACATCTGGTTATACATCAGTTAATGCCATAGTCAAAGCTGAATTATTCCCGGTGCATATTCGTGCCTTGGGGGTTGGCTTCCCTTACGCAATCACGGTCTCACTGCTTGGTGGCACCGCCGAATACTTGGCTTTATGGGTCAAAAGTCTCGGCCACCCGGAGTGGTTTTATTATTACGTCAGCGGCTGCGCCGTCTGCTCCTTAATGGTAGCCTTAATTATGAAAGAATCCAAAGACCATTCGGCAATCGACATGGAATCAAGTCACTGA
- a CDS encoding chemotaxis protein CheC, which translates to MSDNHEFSNAVFLDAVTEILNIGIGSAGSVLSEMVNDDVKLTVPGVMFISQPDALQILEQNTQQAVSGVSQHFSGMMTGDVLLLFPEANCLKLVRTILQQDISLDDLTEMEQEAMTEIGNVILNSCLCSIADRFKQQITSGIPEFLKSSLSNILFNANLINKVEACVLLLNVEFSIATNQIDGYVSVVMDIESMAFFKQNIEQYYLQI; encoded by the coding sequence ATGTCAGATAATCATGAATTTAGTAATGCCGTTTTTCTTGACGCCGTCACAGAAATATTAAATATAGGTATTGGTTCTGCAGGCAGTGTACTCAGTGAAATGGTTAACGATGACGTTAAACTGACTGTACCTGGGGTTATGTTTATCTCCCAGCCCGACGCTTTACAGATATTGGAACAAAATACCCAGCAGGCAGTCAGTGGTGTCAGTCAGCATTTTTCCGGGATGATGACGGGCGATGTATTGTTGCTGTTTCCCGAAGCAAATTGCCTAAAGTTGGTTAGAACAATATTACAACAGGATATATCGCTAGATGATCTGACCGAGATGGAGCAGGAAGCCATGACAGAAATTGGTAACGTTATTTTAAATAGCTGTTTGTGCAGTATTGCCGATAGATTTAAACAACAAATTACCAGTGGTATTCCAGAGTTCTTAAAAAGTTCGTTAAGCAATATTCTTTTTAATGCAAATTTAATTAACAAAGTAGAAGCCTGTGTTTTACTGTTGAACGTGGAGTTTTCCATTGCTACAAACCAGATAGACGGTTATGTGTCTGTAGTAATGGATATAGAGTCAATGGCATTTTTTAAGCAAAACATAGAGCAATACTATCTGCAAATATAG